The nucleotide window CATGGAGATCGATGCTCTCGATGATGCCTTCCTTGAATCCGGAGGCGGCGATGCTGAGCTTATAGCGGCTGGGCTTGAGCTGTGCAAAGTGGAAGATGCCGTCCTGGCCGGTGGTCGCGGTCTGTGACTGGTTGGTGGCAATGTCGGTGATGGTCACCTTTGCCCCAGGAATGCGCGCTCCGCCGTGATCGGATACGGTTCCGTTCATCGCTCCGCTTTCCAATTGCGCGGAGGCCATCTGTGTCAGCCCCGCAAAGCTGAGGATCAAGATCAAGAGAAGAACAACAGGGTGTCGCTTCATAGCGTCTCCTTAAAAACCTTTCGGTAACAGCGTGTACAACCAAGAAAATGGCTTCGCCGATGTGCTATTCGCGCCCGGCGTTCTGATCGCGAATCATTGCGGCAAGCTTGCGATGCTCGGGAGCGTCATGCCTCCCAAGCACGTCCGCGACTGCCAGTGCATCGCGCAGCGGTTCGTCCTGTCCCAGCTTGAATTTGGCTTCCACACGCGAAACGCGCAGACGGAAACCGGTGATGCCGGCAAATCGGCGGGTGATCTCACTGCGGGGAATCTCGCTGGTCTTCCAGCCGCTGGAATAGGAAGCTTCCATGCTGTTCACCAGGAGCTCAAGCGAGCGATCGAGTTCCGGCTCTTCCTGGAACTCGATGGTGCCGTAGCAATGTACGGCCGAGTAGTAATAGGTCGAGGGCATCTGGCGCTCGGGATACCAACTGGCCGTGACGTAACTCCAGGGGCCTTCGAAGATTGCCAGCACCGGTGTGGTGTTCTCCCGCAGAGCGGCAAGGTGTTCGTTCGCCCGGGCGATATGGCTGACGAGTACAAGTTCATCGACCGAATGATCACCGGCAGCTTCTTCCACCAGAAAGGGAAGATTCGTAGCCAGAGGACCTGCATCGCTTTGGCTGACGAGGAGCGCCCACGGGTTCTCGTCGATGATCTGTCGGATATCTGCCGGCGATTTGGGTTGCCAGCACGGGCGCACAAACATACACGTCTCCTGGAATGCTTCGGCTGCACCTTTTCTTCGGCAAGTATTGCCGGGATGCGGTGCAGGTCTGACGAGGCTCCTACGATGCCTTCAGGGCCTGACAATTTCGCCACCGAGGACAGTGGTCAAAACCTTCACGTTCTCGATCTGAGCTGGGTCGATGTGAAAGATGTCGTCGGAAAGAACGTCGAAATCGGCGAGCTTCCCTGGTTCGAGACTGCCCTTGATGTCGTCCTGGCTTTCTGCATAGGCAGAGCCCACGGTGTAGGCATGAACGGCTTGTTCGACGGTGAGCTTCTGCTCCGGGAACCATCCGTCGGGGTGCTTGCCATCCAGCGTGCGGCGTGTCGTGGCTGCGTAAATCGTGAGCATTGGATTGATGGGCGCAACGAACCAGTCCGTTCCAAACGCGAGTGTCGCGCCGGAATCGAGCAGTGACCGAAATGCGTATGTACTTTTCGCACGCTCGTGGCCGAGGCGTGTTTCGGCCCATCGTCCATCATCGATGGCGTGATAAGGCTGCACTGAAGCGATGACATGAAGCTGCCCGAAGCGCGCGATATCTTCCGGACGCAGTGTTTGTGCGTGTTCGATCCGGAGACGGCGATCAGCGGGACCGTCTTCTTTCTCCAGACGCTCATAAAGATCGAGAATGACTTTGTTCGCGTGATCGCCGATGGCGTGCGTGGCGATGTGATTACCGGCCTGATCCGCAGCCTTCAATTCGGCATAGAACTTCTCTGGATTGGCGAGGTCTTCCGAAGGAAGACCTCGGTTGCCCGGCTGGTCGTCGAAGGGCTGCTCAAACCATGCTGTCGCCGAGCCGAGGGAGCCATCGGCAAAAGCTTTGAGCGAGCCGATGACCAGCGTATCGTTGCCGAAGTTGGTCATGATGCCGAGCGCGCGATAGCGGGCACCTTCGGGCAGTGGAAAGCGGGCGGCAACGCGAACCTTCCACTTGCCTTCCGCCATCAGGCGCTGGTAGCCGCGCACGACGCGGGCTTCCATGTCGGCCGCTTCGGTACCGGTAAAGCCCATGTCCTGTACGCTGGTTACGCCGTTATCGAGGGCGTATTTCTGGGCGGCGAGGAGTGCGGCATCCACCTGAGCATCCGTCGGCGGTGGGATAGCGCGAGTGATGAGATCCTTGGCCGCGTCCTTGAATATGCCGGTGGGATTACCATTGGCGTCACGGACGATCGTTCCGCCAACGACGTCCTTCGTATTTTTATCCACGCCGGCGAGCTTCATCGCCAGCGCATTGGCAAGAATCTGATGCCCATCGGTGCGCTGGACCCATACAGGATTATGCGGAGTGACAGCGTCGATCCAGTCGTGGCGCGGTAGCTCCACGGGAGACCATTTCTGTTCGTCCCAGTTCCCGTCGACAATCCAGGCGCCGGGTGGCTGAGTTTTTGCGAAGGCTGCGATGCGGGCGACGAACTCTTCGCGGCTGCGGGCATCGGTGAGCTGAACGCTGGCCAGGCCTTGCCCACCCCAGAAGAAATGAACGTGTGCGTCGTTGAAGCCTGGAACGACGCGGCTTCCCTTGAGATCGATCACTTTCGTATTCGGGCCGGCGAGTTTCTGGATTTCGGCGTCTGAGCCAACGGCGAGAATGCGGTGGCCGGAGATCGCGAGAGCTTCCGCTTCGGGCTGCCTGGGGTTCTCCGTCCATATCTTTCCGTGCAGAGCAATCATGTCTACCTGCGCGAAGAGTGGGCGGGAGAGAAGAACCGCCACGAGCATGAGGATTTTTCGCACGTAATCTCCTGATCCGGATACCGGGAGCGATCGAGCTGGATGGCTGCGAGCTCCATGGGGCGTATGCTTTTGCAGCGTTTCGTAAAAGTACGGCGAAGTCTGGATGGTGTAAAGAGCCAGTTTATGCAGTTATGCTGGTGCCAGATTTTCGTTTATCACCCACCAGAGGTTTTCCATGAAGGGTTTTGAACATCTCGATCTGGATCGAGACCATCGGCGCACACTGCAAACTCAGCTGACCGAACAGTTGAAGGTCATGGTCCAGCAGGGTGAGCTTCGGCCGGCGGAGAGGCTGCCGTCGACGCGAGCACTGGCCGACGAACTCCGGATATCGCGCAACACGGTGGTGGCGGCCTATGAGCAGCTGGAGAGTGAAGGGTATCTACAGGCACATGAGCGGAGCGCCTTCACGGTTGGAGCAGCGGCAAGAGCCTTCGCGCGACCACGGCAGGGAGATGCCAAGCCAGGACAAAGAGTGGTGGGTCCGCCGCGAACTCTGATTGCACCCAGGCCATTCCGGCCAGCCCAGCCGGATATTCACCTCTTCTCGCTCAAGACCTGGAATCGTCACCGGACCCGGGTGCTGCGTGAAGCCTTGCTGCTGCAATATCAGTCGCGATTCTCCATGGGACTGGATGTGCTGCGGCAGAATGTCGGGGCATATTTACAGGAGAGCCGTGGGATCCGCTGCTATTGGGATGAAATCGTGATCACCGGGGGCTCGCAGCAGGCGCTGTTCATGGTGGGACAGCTTCTTCTGGACTCCGGCAGCAGCGTTTACATGGAAGACCCCGGATTCCCCGGAGCGATAAGAGCATGGCAACAAACGGGAGCAACGATTGTGCCCGCGCCCGTTGATGAGGAAGGGATCTGTCTGCCGCTCCCCATGGCGGAACAGGCAAAGGTGGTGTATGCAACTCCCTCCCATCAATTCCCACTTGGTGTATGCATGTCTTTGGCGCGGCGATTGGAGTTGCTGCGGGTGGCGCGCGAGCGTGAGCTGTGGGTGGTTGAGGACGACTACGATTCGGAGTTTCGGTACAACAGTGCCCCGCAACCCAGCCTGCAGAGTCTGGACGAACATCGCAGGGTGATCTACGTGGGATCGTTCAGCAAGACATTGTTTCCGGGGCTCAGGCTCGGTTACATGGTCTTGCCGCCACAGCTGGTGGAGCGTTTTGCACGGCTGAAGGCGACGCTTGAAGATCATGGACCACTCATCGATCAGGCAACGCTCGCGAGTTTTCTGGAAAGCGGAGCATTCGACTCGCATCTTCGCCGCTGCCGGAGAATCTACCGCGAGCGGCAGCAGCTCTTTCTGGACCTGGTAAGCCGGAAGGGATTGCCCTTGCGCTTTCCGGTAACAGGTCGGGGTATGAACCTGGCGGGACACTTTGTAATGGAGACCGACGATGCCCGAGTTGGTGCAGCTCTGGAAAGGGAAGGAGTCGACACTCCCGCGCTCTCTTCTTATTGCAGCCAGGCTCGGTGCTCGGGGTTACTGTTTGGGCTCACGGCGTTTACGGATGCCGAGATCCGAATGGGCATCGAGATGTTGGCGAATACGCTGGTCCGTAGTGTGGAACATAAGAGAGGCAGATAGGGAAGCACGCAGATTACGTCCGCGTTAGGCCTGGGATGAAAATCACTTTCATGCGCATGGTTGGGAGGGCAGGAGACGGTAGTACAGGAGAACGGCTATTCTAGTAAGCACCTCTGCTCCAGACTCGCTGTTTCGGGCGGAATAGCCCAGAATCCTTGTGTCGAATTTATCTCCAGAATCCATGCAGTCAGAAGTTGCCAGTGAAGCATGCGATGCCTTGCTCCTGCGCATCGTGGAAAGCCAGGAATTGCGGCGTTCAGCGCGGTTGCGTGAATTGCTTCTTTACCTGGGCCGATGTCACCAGAGTGGGGCGGGGAACGTCCGCGAACAGGAAGTAGGCGCGGCGGTCTTTGGACGGGCAGAGGACTATGACACGACGCTCGATAACATCGTGCGGGTGAATGTTTCCGAACTGCGCAAGCGGCTGGCGCACTACTTTCAGGAAGAGGGCGCGCAAGAACCGGTCATCGTGGAGATTCCGCGCGGTGGGTATCTGCCGAAATTTGTGCGCAGGACCTTCCTGGAAGAGCCAGAGCCGCAACCCGCCCAGGAGGCAACTCCTCTAGCGACAGCGGTGGCCGGAATAGCGGCGGTCGAAGCGGGTGCAGTGATTAAGGTGGGCCGAGCAGAGCGTAACCCGAGGCGATGGCTGGTGACCGTACTCGTCCTGCTGATGCTCGTGGCCGGAGCCGGATGCGGGGTACTGATCTGGCAGAACGCGGCTCTGCGCACGGAATTGCATCCGTGGACGGCGGACCCGGCTCTTGAGAGTCTGTGGTCACAGTTTTTCGCAACGGGACGCGAGGTCGATATCGTCTCGGCCGATACCTCGTATGCACTCGAAGAGGATGTGCTGCGGCAGCCGATCTCGCTCGAAGATTATCTGAACTACAACTACAAGCGGCTGGGTAACCGGTCCGATGTACCGCAGGCGACACGGGATGCACTGGAACAGATTCTTGACCGGGATAGCGGGAGCATTGGGGATTTTCAGGTGGCGGTGCGCATCCTGCGACTGGGTGGTCATGATGAACACCTGAAGGTGACTTCGGCACGGTTTTATTCGCCGGAAAGCCTCAAGACGAACGACCTGATCCTGATCGGAAGCCAGCAGTCGAATCCGTGGGTGGAGCTTTTCCGGGACCGGTTGAACTTCTATCCGGAATATGATCTTTCTCTGCACCGCTCGTTTGTCCATAACCGCGTACCTGCCAAGGGCGAGCAGGCGGTTTACACGGCGGCCGAAGAGCCGAACCGGGGTTACAGCGTGATTGCGTTTCTGCCGAACCTGAACGACCGGCAGAATACGTTGATCCTCGCGGGGACGGACTCGCGGGCGACGCAGGCAGCGGGAGACTTCATCACGTCGAGATCGGGGATGCGGGAGATTGCGAAGCGGCTGCCGGTCGGCCCGTATCCGCATTTCGAGGTGTTGCTGTCCTCTTCGCAACTGGTGGGCACCCCGTTGCATACGGAGGTTGTGACGGTGCGGGTATTCGACCACTGAGCCCGGCGGAGTTCTTACTTTGCTCCTTACAGTAAAAGTGCAGCATTTTTCCAATCACTTACTTGCGCTCGGGTAATGCGGTGAGCAGAATCTTTCGCAATGTCACTCCACGGGTTTCTTTTCACTTCACCATGTAAGCGTCTTCTTCTGCTTTTTCTCCTGGCTGTCGCGGCGCTGCCGTCGATAGGGGCTCCTCATGCTTCTCCTTTAGATGAGGGAGGAGATCCGACGAGCCTGGTCAACATGATGATCGGTACGGCGGCCGAGGGGCAGACTTATCCGGGCGCGAGCATGCCCTATGCGATGACGCAGTGGACGCCGCAGACGCAGGAAGGAGAGACCAAGTGCGTGCCTCCGTACTACTACGCCGATACGCGGATACAGGGGTTTCGCGGATCGCACTTCCTGAGTGGCTCTTGCGCGCAGGATTACGGCAGCTTCACGGTGATGCCGCTGGTTTCGGCGGAGAAGCTTGACGCTCAGGGGCGGTCCGCGGCCTTTTCGCACGCGCATGAGGTCGCGCGTCCTTATCTGTATGCTGTCGATCTCCAGGACAGTGGCATTCATGCGGAGATTACGGGCTCGGAGCGGAGCGGAATGATGGAGTTTCATTTTCCAGCCAGCGCAGAGATGGGATGGATCGACGTGGAGGACAACATCCGGCTGGGTACAGGAGCGATCCGCATCGATGCCAGGCGGCAAGAGATTACAGGGTATAACCCGGTGCACCGTATTTATGCAGGCAACGGAAAGAATGCGGGATTTTCGGGGTACGTGGTGATTCAGTTTGACCAGCCGTTCGAGGTCGGAGGCACCTGGACGCCGGCGGCGAGGCACGAAGGTGCAATTGAGCAACAGGGTGAGAGCGGAGCGGCGGGAGCGTATGTACGTTTTCGCTTGCCGGAGAGCCATGTCATCCATGTGCGGATCGGAACGTCATTCGTGAGTGTGGATGAGGCGAGGCGCAATCTCGAAGCAGAGATGCCGGATTTCGATTTTATGGCAGCGGTGCAGCGCTCCCGCGACGCATGGACAGCGGCACTGGGGCGGTTTGCGGTGGGAGGCAACAGCCCGGACAGGAGCATCTTCTATACCGCGCTGTATCACGCCATGCTGCTGCCGCGCATCTACAGCGACCGGAGCGGGACGTATCCGAAGTTTGCAGGCGACCCGGCGGGGGGACAGACGGAGCTGGCGAAGGGGTTCACGTATTACTGCGACTACTCAGTATGGGACACCTTCCGGGCGGTGCATCCGCTGTTGACGCTGGTGGATCCAGCGCGGGACCTGGATATGGTGAAGTCACTGATTGCCAAGGGCGAACAGGGCGGATACCTGCCGATTTTTCCGGCATGGAGCGAATACACCAATGAGATGGTAGGCGACCACGCGGGAGTGATCCTTGCTGATGCGTATGTAAAAGGTATCCGCGGCTTCGATGTTGAGGAGGCCTATCGGCTGATGCGAAAGAACGCCACGGAGACGCCGGAGGAGCAAGCGCTCTATGAGGATGGTCGAGGCAGGAGAGCGCTTCCGTCGTATGTGAAGTATGGCTATATCCCACTCGAAGACCCGGTGCCGTTTGCCTTTCATGGAAACGAACAAGTGTCGCGGACGCTGGAGTATGCCTTCGATGATTTCGAAGTGAGCGTAATGGCGAAAGCGCTGGGGCATGCGGAGGATGCGGCGATGTTTGCGCGGCGGGCGCAGAGCTGGCGCAACGTGCTGGACCCGGAGACGGGCCTTGCGCGCGGACGGCATGCGGACGGGACGTGGGTCACCCCCTTCGAGCCGGGCAAGACGGCCAGCTATATCACCGAGGGACTGCCGTGGCAGTACACCTTCTTTGTGCCGCAGGACATCCCGGCTCTGATCGCCTTTGAGCACGGGCCGGAGAAGTTTGCACAGAAGCTGGACGAACTGTTTGCCGGAGGTTTCTACGACCACGGCAATGAGCCGAGCCACCATATCGCCTATCTCTATGATGACGCTGGAAAGCCATGGAAGACCCAGCTTCATGTGCACGAGATCATGCAGAAGGAGTACCGGAATGCTCCGGCCGGGCTGGCGGGCAACGACGACGCGGGACAGATCTCGGCCTGGTATGTGATGTCGGCCATGGGAATCTATTCAGTGACACCGGGGACGCCTCGGTATGCGATTGGGACACCGCACTTTGACGAGATGCGGGTGCGGATGGGATCAGGGCGGGAGTTGCACATCGTGGCACATGGAGCTGAAGCGGGACAGTTTTATGTCCGGACGGTGCGGCTGAATGGGCGGGAGATCACGCGGCCCTACCTGCTTCACGAGGAACTGGAAGAAGGTGGGGAGCTCGAGTTCACGATGAG belongs to Silvibacterium dinghuense and includes:
- a CDS encoding PLP-dependent aminotransferase family protein, encoding MKGFEHLDLDRDHRRTLQTQLTEQLKVMVQQGELRPAERLPSTRALADELRISRNTVVAAYEQLESEGYLQAHERSAFTVGAAARAFARPRQGDAKPGQRVVGPPRTLIAPRPFRPAQPDIHLFSLKTWNRHRTRVLREALLLQYQSRFSMGLDVLRQNVGAYLQESRGIRCYWDEIVITGGSQQALFMVGQLLLDSGSSVYMEDPGFPGAIRAWQQTGATIVPAPVDEEGICLPLPMAEQAKVVYATPSHQFPLGVCMSLARRLELLRVARERELWVVEDDYDSEFRYNSAPQPSLQSLDEHRRVIYVGSFSKTLFPGLRLGYMVLPPQLVERFARLKATLEDHGPLIDQATLASFLESGAFDSHLRRCRRIYRERQQLFLDLVSRKGLPLRFPVTGRGMNLAGHFVMETDDARVGAALEREGVDTPALSSYCSQARCSGLLFGLTAFTDAEIRMGIEMLANTLVRSVEHKRGR
- a CDS encoding amidohydrolase — translated: MRKILMLVAVLLSRPLFAQVDMIALHGKIWTENPRQPEAEALAISGHRILAVGSDAEIQKLAGPNTKVIDLKGSRVVPGFNDAHVHFFWGGQGLASVQLTDARSREEFVARIAAFAKTQPPGAWIVDGNWDEQKWSPVELPRHDWIDAVTPHNPVWVQRTDGHQILANALAMKLAGVDKNTKDVVGGTIVRDANGNPTGIFKDAAKDLITRAIPPPTDAQVDAALLAAQKYALDNGVTSVQDMGFTGTEAADMEARVVRGYQRLMAEGKWKVRVAARFPLPEGARYRALGIMTNFGNDTLVIGSLKAFADGSLGSATAWFEQPFDDQPGNRGLPSEDLANPEKFYAELKAADQAGNHIATHAIGDHANKVILDLYERLEKEDGPADRRLRIEHAQTLRPEDIARFGQLHVIASVQPYHAIDDGRWAETRLGHERAKSTYAFRSLLDSGATLAFGTDWFVAPINPMLTIYAATTRRTLDGKHPDGWFPEQKLTVEQAVHAYTVGSAYAESQDDIKGSLEPGKLADFDVLSDDIFHIDPAQIENVKVLTTVLGGEIVRP
- a CDS encoding FMN-binding negative transcriptional regulator, encoding MFVRPCWQPKSPADIRQIIDENPWALLVSQSDAGPLATNLPFLVEEAAGDHSVDELVLVSHIARANEHLAALRENTTPVLAIFEGPWSYVTASWYPERQMPSTYYYSAVHCYGTIEFQEEPELDRSLELLVNSMEASYSSGWKTSEIPRSEITRRFAGITGFRLRVSRVEAKFKLGQDEPLRDALAVADVLGRHDAPEHRKLAAMIRDQNAGRE
- a CDS encoding GH92 family glycosyl hydrolase, with translation MSLHGFLFTSPCKRLLLLFLLAVAALPSIGAPHASPLDEGGDPTSLVNMMIGTAAEGQTYPGASMPYAMTQWTPQTQEGETKCVPPYYYADTRIQGFRGSHFLSGSCAQDYGSFTVMPLVSAEKLDAQGRSAAFSHAHEVARPYLYAVDLQDSGIHAEITGSERSGMMEFHFPASAEMGWIDVEDNIRLGTGAIRIDARRQEITGYNPVHRIYAGNGKNAGFSGYVVIQFDQPFEVGGTWTPAARHEGAIEQQGESGAAGAYVRFRLPESHVIHVRIGTSFVSVDEARRNLEAEMPDFDFMAAVQRSRDAWTAALGRFAVGGNSPDRSIFYTALYHAMLLPRIYSDRSGTYPKFAGDPAGGQTELAKGFTYYCDYSVWDTFRAVHPLLTLVDPARDLDMVKSLIAKGEQGGYLPIFPAWSEYTNEMVGDHAGVILADAYVKGIRGFDVEEAYRLMRKNATETPEEQALYEDGRGRRALPSYVKYGYIPLEDPVPFAFHGNEQVSRTLEYAFDDFEVSVMAKALGHAEDAAMFARRAQSWRNVLDPETGLARGRHADGTWVTPFEPGKTASYITEGLPWQYTFFVPQDIPALIAFEHGPEKFAQKLDELFAGGFYDHGNEPSHHIAYLYDDAGKPWKTQLHVHEIMQKEYRNAPAGLAGNDDAGQISAWYVMSAMGIYSVTPGTPRYAIGTPHFDEMRVRMGSGRELHIVAHGAEAGQFYVRTVRLNGREITRPYLLHEELEEGGELEFTMSDQPMKGKEEVFTPVRTVK